GTTTAGGGTAACGCGCAAAGCAACAGACATAACAGATTTTGAACCTTGGTTGGTCATCATGGTTGGGATGAACAGTTCACCATCTTCGTAATGTGGTGCTTGTAGTAAAATATCAACACCACTATCGCTAATTTGCTGAATATTTTTCGGTGATATTAATGAAACTTTTGCCGTCTTTACCGCTGTAATTACAGGGATGGCGCTTTGAGTATTAAGACCAGATTTCACCGGAATCGCTTCGACTGTCGTTGCTGGTTTTGTAGTTGTACTGTTTGCAGACAAAGCAACGTCAGGTTGCTGTGAATAGCTCCATGTAAAGTCATCGTGAAGAACAACTTGGCGACCATCCTCCAATGTAACAGTTTGATCAGCAGCCCAAACAGGGTGAGCACTTGTGATTGCTACAAACAGCAGCCCTAGTTTAGTCGTCGTTTTCATTTCATATCCTTGGTGTTAAGTATCCGATAAAAAGATTTTATCAGCTTTATCCTCTAAATGGATAATGGCTATATAAATTATTGCTATTAGAAATTAAAAAGGGCTTACACATAGTAAGCCCTTTGTTTTCTTAAGATTGCTTGGCTTCAAGTTTGTTAGTGAGGTTATAGTTTCTTAGAGAACACACCGCACAGCGCAATAATAGCTAAACCAAGTAACATAATGTCGCCTTTATCACTGTCGAAACCAGCTTTCACACCAGAGATTGCAACAATCGCAATGGCTACTGGAATGATGTACTTGATCAGTGCATACCATAGGTTAAACAGTGGGAATGATACTTTTCCATCGTTAGTGATTTCTTTTTTCAGCTCACTACGATCTAAACGCCAGCCCGCAAATAGACACACCAACATACCGCCAACCGCCAGGAAGATCTTATCGGTCAGTAGGTCGAAGATATCAAATGCACCGGTATCGAATAGCTTAGGACCAAGACCACCGATAGACAGTGATGCCAAGATACACAATAGCGCCATTACAATACTTGCACTGATCACCGCTGTTACACGGCTAAAGCCTTTCTCATCAATTAAGTAAGCAACAACCACTTCGAGTAGTGATACCGATGATGTTAATGCCGCCACACTTAAACCAATAAAGAACAGCAGCGCAAGAATAAAGCCAATACCGCCCATTTCAGCAAATAGCTGAGGAACAACCACGAATACTAGACCAGGGCCTGCTGATGGCTCCATGCTAAATGCAAACATAGCAGGGAACATTGCAATACCAGCAAGTAATGCAACATCGGTATCCATTGCTGTTACCATTGCAGTGGTTTGAACTA
The genomic region above belongs to Photobacterium leiognathi and contains:
- a CDS encoding DUF3157 family protein; translated protein: MKTTTKLGLLFVAITSAHPVWAADQTVTLEDGRQVVLHDDFTWSYSQQPDVALSANSTTTKPATTVEAIPVKSGLNTQSAIPVITAVKTAKVSLISPKNIQQISDSGVDILLQAPHYEDGELFIPTMMTNQGSKSVMSVALRVTLNDADNQKLESKDVVLWRSIKRMPDTYFRAKTQEHGKDIIFSVPKMDNYTIQAEVIDIELW